One region of Xylanimonas ulmi genomic DNA includes:
- a CDS encoding acyl-CoA dehydrogenase family protein: MQRDIYDEDHEAFREVVKEFIKRYVTPERSREWDAAGEVDRDTMRAAAEHGIVGLSVPEEFGGAGMLMDYRFRCVVNEELIRSGVGSAIAGAFGIHDDLAVPYLAHFGTDDQKRKWLPGMASAEVLGALAMTEPGAGSDLRGVTTTAKKVDGGYVVNGAKTFISSGKTADIVVTFVKTGEGNRPDAFSLLVIEDGMEGFDHSKKLHKMGFPGHDTAELTFTDVFVPDENLIGGVPGRGFVHLMMNLPLERLSIGAVAGAVAQAALEWTLDYTSTRRAFGQAIADFQNTRFRLAEMATTVDVMWAYLDRAMDLYRQRKLSAEEAAKVKFWCTEREWEILDQGVQLHGGYGYITEYPIARAFLDARVHRIYGGTNEVMREIVARSVTGRK; this comes from the coding sequence ATGCAGCGCGACATCTACGACGAGGACCACGAGGCGTTCCGCGAGGTGGTCAAGGAGTTCATCAAGCGGTACGTGACCCCCGAGCGGTCCCGTGAGTGGGACGCCGCGGGCGAGGTCGACCGCGACACCATGAGGGCGGCGGCCGAGCACGGCATCGTCGGGCTGTCGGTCCCCGAGGAGTTCGGGGGCGCGGGGATGCTCATGGACTACCGGTTCCGGTGCGTGGTCAACGAGGAGCTGATCCGCAGCGGCGTCGGCTCGGCCATCGCAGGCGCCTTCGGCATCCACGACGACCTCGCGGTGCCCTACCTCGCCCACTTCGGCACCGACGACCAGAAGCGCAAGTGGCTGCCGGGCATGGCGAGCGCTGAGGTGCTCGGCGCGCTCGCGATGACGGAGCCCGGAGCCGGCAGCGACCTGCGTGGCGTGACGACCACGGCCAAGAAGGTCGACGGCGGCTACGTCGTCAACGGCGCCAAGACGTTCATCTCCAGCGGCAAGACCGCTGACATCGTCGTCACGTTCGTCAAGACGGGGGAGGGCAACCGCCCCGACGCCTTCAGCCTGCTCGTGATCGAGGACGGCATGGAGGGCTTCGACCACAGCAAGAAGCTGCACAAGATGGGCTTCCCCGGCCACGACACGGCCGAGCTGACCTTCACCGACGTGTTCGTCCCGGACGAGAACCTCATCGGCGGCGTCCCAGGCCGTGGGTTCGTCCACCTGATGATGAACCTGCCGCTCGAGCGCCTGTCGATCGGCGCGGTCGCCGGGGCGGTCGCCCAGGCCGCGCTCGAGTGGACGCTCGACTACACCTCGACGCGCCGGGCCTTCGGGCAGGCCATCGCGGACTTCCAGAACACGCGGTTCCGCCTGGCGGAGATGGCCACGACGGTCGACGTCATGTGGGCCTACCTCGACCGCGCGATGGACCTGTACCGTCAGCGCAAGCTCAGCGCCGAGGAGGCCGCCAAGGTCAAGTTCTGGTGCACCGAGCGCGAGTGGGAGATCCTCGACCAGGGTGTCCAGTTGCACGGCGGCTACGGCTACATCACCGAGTACCCGATCGCCCGTGCGTTCCTCGACGCCCGCGTGCACCGCATCTACGGTGGCACGAACGAGGTCATGCGCGAGATCGTCGCGCGCAGCGTGACCGGCCGCAAGTAG
- a CDS encoding sensor histidine kinase: MGWIDGVTHWPYLALTASGLGLLAMIVALAQAAQIRRLRRQVRRLERLVREAQSRVAQTDPAPRSETEADGEVEAAADDVTLPAWLTADADPHAPSGQDDAAPPALESGPPDLLGVGPPDMPDSDAARALDVTALKVTALDKTGLDKTGLDTPTFDALRLPAPVPDPAPAASGHLTVVSTLRGLSLIGRQLELLDEMERREAVPETLAALFQIDNLTMRLRRSAESALILAGREPSRRAREALTVSDTVRTACAQIERYERVSVDAREDPVLRADVVVPLAHLLAEVLDNATRFSDPETAVRVLVEATGSHVVVVVEDHGIGLDTPTLDQARAQLRGDAPWAGSARIGFAVISQLARRVEANVEIDSEPGATRVTIGVPVRWVHGSDALGLDASLDVPTAAADALSLDAFAEPALVDDADASSIPGLGQPVAALPGGQAGPMASAPHSAGWQPEWRADTSTAESAPLPTRRTSTLTAPAAEQPSSRPAPAPSDDEAEWIVPQRPGPGLEMVSDSSLQDEVIAELSRLSGYRPAHAAIDSGPLERRTPARVGEPVEANRGPAQRDAADIQRRMSAFQSSVRRGRSRRQR; encoded by the coding sequence ATGGGGTGGATTGACGGGGTCACGCACTGGCCTTATCTGGCGCTAACGGCCAGCGGACTGGGACTGCTCGCGATGATCGTGGCGCTCGCGCAAGCGGCGCAGATCAGGCGGCTCCGGCGGCAGGTGCGGCGACTGGAGCGTCTGGTGCGCGAGGCGCAGTCGCGCGTCGCACAGACGGATCCCGCACCGCGCAGCGAGACGGAGGCCGACGGCGAGGTCGAAGCCGCCGCCGACGACGTGACGCTGCCCGCGTGGCTCACCGCGGACGCCGACCCGCACGCCCCGAGCGGACAGGACGACGCCGCCCCGCCAGCGCTCGAGTCCGGCCCACCGGACCTCCTGGGGGTCGGTCCCCCCGATATGCCCGACTCCGACGCCGCGCGTGCTCTCGACGTGACGGCGCTCAAGGTGACGGCGCTCGACAAGACGGGGCTCGACAAGACGGGGCTCGACACGCCGACGTTCGACGCGTTGCGCCTGCCGGCCCCCGTGCCCGACCCAGCCCCAGCCGCTTCGGGCCACCTCACCGTGGTCAGCACGCTGCGTGGGCTGTCGCTCATCGGCCGGCAGCTGGAGCTCCTGGACGAGATGGAGCGGCGCGAGGCGGTCCCCGAGACGCTCGCGGCGCTCTTCCAGATCGACAACCTCACGATGCGCCTGCGGCGCAGCGCGGAGTCGGCGCTCATCCTCGCGGGGCGCGAGCCGAGCCGTCGCGCGCGCGAGGCCCTCACGGTGAGCGACACGGTCCGCACCGCGTGCGCGCAGATCGAGCGCTACGAACGCGTCTCGGTCGACGCGCGCGAGGACCCCGTGCTGCGCGCCGACGTCGTGGTTCCGCTCGCCCACCTGCTCGCCGAGGTGCTCGACAACGCCACGCGGTTCTCCGACCCCGAGACGGCCGTACGGGTGCTGGTCGAGGCCACCGGCAGCCATGTGGTGGTCGTCGTCGAGGACCACGGCATCGGCCTGGACACCCCGACCCTCGATCAGGCCCGGGCCCAACTGCGCGGCGACGCCCCCTGGGCGGGCAGCGCGCGGATCGGTTTCGCCGTCATCAGCCAACTCGCCCGCCGTGTCGAGGCGAACGTCGAGATCGACTCCGAGCCGGGAGCGACCCGGGTCACCATCGGCGTCCCGGTCCGGTGGGTGCACGGCAGCGACGCCCTCGGCCTGGACGCGAGCCTCGACGTGCCCACGGCCGCGGCGGACGCCCTGTCCCTGGACGCCTTCGCCGAGCCCGCCCTGGTCGACGACGCCGACGCCTCATCGATCCCCGGACTGGGGCAGCCCGTGGCCGCCCTGCCCGGCGGACAGGCAGGCCCGATGGCCTCGGCGCCGCACAGCGCGGGGTGGCAGCCGGAGTGGCGCGCGGACACGTCCACGGCCGAGAGCGCGCCGCTGCCCACCCGGCGCACGTCCACGCTGACCGCACCGGCCGCCGAGCAGCCGTCGTCGCGACCCGCGCCGGCGCCGAGCGACGACGAGGCCGAGTGGATCGTCCCGCAGCGTCCGGGGCCGGGACTGGAGATGGTGTCCGACTCCTCGCTCCAGGACGAGGTGATCGCGGAGCTCTCCCGACTGTCGGGCTATCGGCCGGCTCACGCCGCCATCGACTCGGGGCCGCTGGAGCGGCGCACCCCGGCGCGGGTCGGCGAGCCGGTCGAGGCCAACCGAGGACCGGCACAGCGCGACGCCGCCGACATCCAGCGCCGGATGTCGGCCTTCCAGTCCAGTGTGCGCCGCGGACGAAGCCGCAGGCAGCGATGA
- a CDS encoding roadblock/LC7 domain-containing protein encodes MSASARETRSFPWLLDNTVRSVAGARLGLLVSSDGLLMAVSKELDRTTADQLAAVVSGIAGLARGAVRTLGGTTVNQAVVEHDAGSLVLMTISDGSILAFEADPVTDIGSLGYEMAVLAQSAEAYLTPQLISQMRRSLPVDGETRADR; translated from the coding sequence GTGTCCGCATCAGCCCGCGAAACACGGTCGTTCCCATGGCTGCTCGACAACACCGTGCGCAGCGTGGCCGGAGCCCGCCTGGGCCTGCTGGTCTCCAGCGACGGCCTGCTGATGGCCGTCTCGAAGGAGCTCGACCGCACGACCGCCGACCAGCTCGCGGCCGTGGTCTCCGGCATCGCCGGACTCGCGCGTGGGGCCGTGCGGACCCTGGGCGGAACCACCGTCAACCAGGCCGTCGTCGAGCACGACGCCGGGTCCCTGGTGCTCATGACGATCTCCGACGGCTCCATCCTCGCGTTCGAAGCCGACCCCGTCACCGACATCGGCTCGCTCGGGTATGAGATGGCGGTGCTCGCCCAGAGCGCCGAGGCCTACCTCACCCCGCAGCTGATCTCGCAGATGCGCCGCAGCCTGCCGGTCGACGGCGAGACGAGGGCCGACAGATGA
- a CDS encoding DUF742 domain-containing protein encodes MTAGPEELPDVSDIRPYIRTGGRVADERVALDALVAAAHRCDSPIRERQAAEVLGALGSGYLTVAELAVALAVPLGTAQVIAADLAHAGVLRLVEGAESPGSSGDERIQMLTLLGSVIDGIGKL; translated from the coding sequence ATGACAGCCGGCCCCGAGGAGCTGCCCGACGTCTCGGACATCAGGCCGTACATCCGCACGGGCGGGCGCGTCGCCGATGAGCGGGTCGCCCTCGACGCCCTCGTGGCGGCGGCGCATCGGTGCGACTCGCCCATTCGCGAACGCCAGGCCGCCGAAGTGCTCGGGGCCCTCGGATCCGGGTATCTGACCGTCGCGGAGCTGGCCGTCGCGCTGGCGGTCCCGCTCGGGACGGCGCAGGTGATCGCGGCGGACCTGGCGCACGCAGGTGTGCTCCGCCTCGTCGAGGGCGCCGAGTCGCCGGGATCCTCCGGCGACGAGCGCATTCAGATGTTGACGCTACTCGGGAGTGTGATTGATGGAATCGGCAAGCTCTGA
- a CDS encoding GTP-binding protein, whose amino-acid sequence MESASSELSERDGGSSATTLDSPPVVVKVVVAGGFSVGKTTFIGSISDIDPISTEASMTDRSLGVDDAGGLTDRKVATTVALDFGRIALPGRLWLYLFGTPGQDRFAVMWDDLTRGAVGAVVLVDTQRLEQSFTAINYFESRNVPFVVAVNCFDGLARHSLDAVREALAMPAEVPVVYTDARSREATKETLVRLVRHAMDRLRNAR is encoded by the coding sequence ATGGAATCGGCAAGCTCTGAGCTGAGCGAGCGTGATGGCGGCTCGTCCGCGACGACGCTCGACAGCCCCCCGGTCGTCGTCAAGGTGGTCGTCGCCGGTGGGTTCTCAGTGGGCAAGACGACATTCATCGGCTCGATCTCCGACATCGACCCGATCAGCACCGAGGCCTCGATGACGGACCGGTCACTGGGGGTCGACGACGCGGGCGGCCTGACCGACCGCAAGGTGGCCACGACGGTCGCGCTGGACTTCGGTCGCATCGCGCTGCCCGGGCGGCTGTGGCTGTACCTGTTCGGCACCCCGGGTCAGGACCGGTTCGCCGTGATGTGGGACGACCTGACCCGGGGTGCGGTGGGCGCCGTCGTCCTGGTGGACACCCAGCGCCTCGAGCAGAGCTTCACCGCGATCAACTACTTCGAGTCGCGCAACGTGCCGTTCGTCGTCGCCGTGAACTGCTTCGACGGGCTCGCGCGGCACAGCCTCGACGCGGTGCGTGAGGCCCTGGCCATGCCGGCCGAGGTGCCCGTGGTCTACACCGACGCCCGCTCGCGCGAGGCGACCAAGGAGACCCTGGTCCGCCTCGTCCGGCACGCGATGGACAGGCTCCGGAATGCGCGCTGA
- a CDS encoding PAS domain-containing protein: protein MSLQGEGRWIAPGELFFSITDRQGRIVASNSVFERLSAYGRDELMGAPHNIIRHPEMPGGAFHLMWDTLLSGRPFAAYVRNLAKDRVPYDVFATVTPLGDGFLSVRSAPQSAALRAAAYDLYAEVAPLERERRDEGASAAAAAAHGAEQLAARLAALGFASYDEFMYSALPTEVVARVAVSGPRRPSTDPGTVGRILAAALDIDSGLVAAMDRLDALERLVESLRAASCEASTTASELLEVTRLADVASQRVEASAPVLRRTTQAMTSLVGGLTVTLTALSGELTAVRLAVMEQRFLIALARLHNDMVILFAQEVLQGRAPQQALGYVRALCETLSDDLSRMADAAEATSRRLGLIRQDVDRAREELEGYRVFLSTWRIQVPRYGVARQVGPHVGPIDSHLRRGHDRIADLRALAQQCEANATPVDTGELVGPVWRILESAGAAIGGWRP, encoded by the coding sequence ATGTCCCTTCAGGGGGAGGGGCGCTGGATCGCTCCCGGAGAGCTGTTCTTCTCGATCACCGACCGTCAGGGGCGCATCGTCGCGTCCAACTCCGTCTTCGAGCGCCTCTCGGCCTACGGCCGGGACGAGTTGATGGGCGCGCCTCACAACATCATCCGGCACCCCGAGATGCCGGGCGGCGCGTTCCACCTCATGTGGGACACGCTGCTGTCCGGCCGTCCGTTCGCGGCGTACGTGCGCAACCTCGCCAAGGACCGCGTGCCCTACGACGTGTTCGCGACCGTGACGCCGCTCGGCGACGGGTTCTTGTCGGTGCGCAGCGCGCCGCAGTCCGCCGCCCTGCGCGCGGCGGCCTACGACCTCTACGCCGAGGTCGCCCCCCTGGAGCGCGAGCGCCGGGACGAGGGCGCCTCGGCCGCCGCAGCCGCCGCGCACGGGGCGGAGCAGCTCGCCGCGCGCCTCGCCGCGCTGGGCTTCGCCTCCTATGACGAGTTCATGTACTCGGCCCTGCCGACCGAGGTTGTGGCGCGCGTGGCCGTGTCGGGGCCCCGGCGCCCGTCGACCGACCCGGGCACGGTCGGGCGCATCCTCGCGGCGGCGCTCGACATCGACTCCGGGCTGGTCGCCGCGATGGACCGCCTCGACGCCCTGGAGCGGCTGGTCGAGAGCCTGCGGGCGGCCTCCTGCGAGGCGTCGACGACGGCGTCGGAGCTGCTGGAGGTCACCCGCCTGGCCGACGTCGCCTCCCAGCGTGTGGAGGCCTCGGCGCCGGTGCTGCGCCGCACCACGCAGGCGATGACGTCGCTCGTGGGCGGGCTGACCGTGACCCTGACGGCGCTGTCGGGCGAGTTGACCGCCGTGCGCCTGGCCGTCATGGAGCAGCGCTTCCTGATCGCCCTGGCGCGGCTGCACAACGACATGGTCATCCTGTTCGCGCAGGAGGTGCTGCAGGGCCGGGCCCCGCAGCAGGCCCTCGGGTACGTGCGCGCGCTGTGCGAGACCCTGAGCGACGACCTGAGCCGAATGGCGGACGCCGCGGAGGCGACCTCACGGCGCCTGGGCCTGATCCGCCAGGACGTCGACCGCGCCCGCGAGGAGCTTGAGGGCTACCGCGTGTTCCTGAGCACCTGGCGCATCCAGGTGCCGCGTTACGGAGTCGCGAGGCAGGTCGGCCCGCACGTCGGCCCGATCGACTCGCACCTGCGTCGGGGGCACGACCGCATCGCCGACCTGCGGGCGCTCGCCCAGCAGTGCGAGGCGAACGCCACGCCGGTCGACACCGGCGAGCTGGTCGGCCCCGTCTGGCGGATCCTCGAGTCCGCCGGCGCCGCGATCGGGGGGTGGCGACCGTGA
- a CDS encoding GspE/PulE family protein has translation MSRLTDVLVGRGLVAPETLARAQAAHERNGRGLVQTLLDDGTVSEQAMLATLAEQAGMPFVDLDAEPVDPETANLLPDYVCRRHTILPIGHDGDTVLIATADPGNVLALDDAKALLAVSVSPVLATPTALRNAISRYLRSDTEIAGIAHSLGAAAAGDELDLSRVGDSVAADSPVVRYVDLLVRQAISDRASDIHIEPTEHDVRVRYRIDGVLHETQRAPRQISGGVISRVKILADVDIAEKRKPQDGRMSVVHDGKKVDLRVATLPTVWGEKVVMRILDNSTTSLDVRDLALLDENFEKYHAAYSKPYGMILVTGPTGSGKSTTLYATINAVSRPEINVITVEDPVEYRLPGINQVQVNPKAGLTFASALRAILRSDPDVVLLGEVRDHETAQIAIESALTGHLVLSTLHTNDAPSAVTRLVEMGIEPYLVGSALDCVVAQRLARRLCERCRAPHTPTREELRAARYPGSDDDPIPELYRPVGCVACSGTGYRGRVALHEVMPVTEEIEWLAADRASAGTIARTALSQGMVTLHVDGWRKAASGVTSVEEILRVIA, from the coding sequence GTGAGCCGGCTGACCGACGTCCTGGTCGGACGCGGACTCGTCGCGCCCGAGACGCTCGCGCGCGCTCAGGCGGCGCACGAGCGCAACGGGCGTGGCCTGGTCCAGACGCTCCTCGACGACGGCACGGTCAGCGAGCAGGCCATGCTCGCGACCCTGGCCGAGCAGGCGGGGATGCCGTTCGTCGACCTCGACGCCGAGCCCGTGGACCCCGAGACGGCCAACCTGCTGCCCGATTACGTGTGCCGCCGCCACACGATTCTGCCGATCGGCCACGACGGCGACACGGTCCTGATCGCGACTGCGGACCCCGGCAACGTGCTCGCCCTCGACGACGCGAAGGCCCTGCTCGCCGTCTCCGTCTCCCCCGTCCTGGCGACGCCGACGGCGTTGCGCAACGCCATCAGCCGCTACCTGCGCTCGGACACGGAGATCGCCGGCATCGCGCACTCGCTCGGCGCCGCGGCCGCGGGCGACGAGCTCGACCTGTCGCGCGTGGGCGACTCGGTCGCCGCCGACAGCCCCGTGGTGCGGTATGTCGACCTGCTGGTCCGCCAGGCGATCTCCGACCGCGCCAGCGACATCCACATCGAGCCCACCGAGCACGACGTGCGGGTGCGCTACCGCATCGACGGCGTGCTGCACGAGACGCAGCGCGCGCCGCGGCAGATCAGCGGGGGCGTCATCTCGCGCGTCAAAATCCTGGCCGATGTCGATATCGCGGAGAAGCGCAAGCCGCAAGACGGGCGCATGTCGGTGGTGCACGACGGAAAGAAGGTCGACCTGCGCGTGGCGACATTGCCCACGGTGTGGGGCGAGAAGGTCGTCATGCGCATCCTCGACAACTCGACGACAAGCCTGGACGTGCGCGACCTCGCCCTTCTCGACGAGAACTTCGAGAAATACCATGCCGCCTACTCCAAGCCCTACGGAATGATCCTCGTGACGGGTCCGACGGGGTCGGGAAAATCCACGACGCTGTACGCGACCATCAACGCGGTCTCACGCCCCGAGATCAACGTCATCACGGTCGAGGACCCGGTCGAGTACCGCCTGCCCGGCATCAACCAGGTCCAGGTCAACCCCAAGGCGGGCCTGACGTTCGCCAGCGCGCTGCGGGCGATCCTGCGCTCCGACCCCGACGTCGTCCTGCTCGGCGAGGTCCGCGACCACGAGACCGCGCAGATCGCCATCGAGTCGGCGCTCACCGGGCACCTGGTGCTGTCCACACTGCACACCAACGACGCGCCGTCCGCGGTCACCCGGCTCGTCGAGATGGGCATCGAGCCCTACCTTGTCGGCTCGGCGCTGGACTGCGTCGTCGCGCAGCGGCTCGCACGCCGGCTGTGCGAGCGGTGCCGCGCGCCGCACACGCCCACACGCGAGGAGCTGCGCGCCGCGCGGTACCCCGGTTCGGACGACGACCCGATCCCCGAGCTCTACCGCCCGGTCGGCTGCGTCGCCTGCTCCGGGACCGGGTACCGCGGCCGCGTCGCGCTCCACGAGGTCATGCCCGTCACCGAGGAGATCGAGTGGCTCGCCGCCGATCGGGCGTCGGCCGGGACCATCGCCCGGACCGCCCTGAGCCAGGGCATGGTCACGCTGCACGTCGACGGTTGGCGCAAGGCGGCCTCGGGCGTCACCTCGGTCGAGGAGATCTTGCGGGTGATCGCATGA
- a CDS encoding type IV pilus twitching motility protein PilT: protein MSAPTLDLDALLSQCVAASASDVHLAAGMPPTHRVDGRICAVPGWPALTDAVLRPALLALLSEQQRDRFTRELELDLSHSVGHGANFRVNYYQQRDGLGAAFRLIPTVIKPLHELGIPQVVRRFATLPRGLVLVTGPTGAGKSTTMASIIDLANAARCDHIVLIEDPIEFLHRSRRSIITQREVGTDTGSFKSALVHALRQDPDIIVIGEMRDAETMAIALRAAETGHLVFGTLHTQDAASSIDRVVDEFPGDQQAQVRTQLSATLQGIVSQTLCRRADGRGRVVATEILVATPSVRALVRDGRLHQLYSTMHTGSDHGMQTLDQSLADLVRRGEVTFDEAGARARRLDQFSELCGRSARMVAGAQV from the coding sequence ATGAGTGCCCCGACTCTTGACCTCGACGCGCTGCTGAGCCAGTGCGTGGCGGCCAGCGCGTCCGACGTCCACCTCGCGGCGGGCATGCCGCCCACGCACCGCGTCGACGGACGCATCTGCGCGGTGCCCGGGTGGCCGGCCCTGACCGACGCCGTCCTGCGCCCGGCGCTGCTCGCGCTCCTGAGCGAGCAGCAGCGCGATCGCTTCACGCGCGAGCTGGAGCTGGACCTGTCGCACTCGGTCGGCCACGGCGCGAACTTCCGCGTCAACTACTACCAGCAGCGTGACGGCCTGGGCGCGGCGTTCCGCCTGATCCCGACCGTCATCAAGCCGCTGCACGAGTTGGGCATCCCGCAGGTGGTGCGGCGGTTCGCGACGCTGCCGCGGGGCCTGGTGCTCGTGACGGGCCCCACGGGCGCCGGCAAGTCCACCACCATGGCCTCGATCATCGACCTCGCGAACGCCGCGCGCTGCGACCACATCGTGCTGATCGAGGACCCGATCGAGTTTCTGCACCGCTCGCGGCGCAGCATCATCACGCAGCGCGAGGTCGGCACCGACACCGGCTCGTTCAAGTCCGCGCTGGTGCACGCCCTGCGCCAGGACCCCGACATCATCGTGATCGGCGAGATGCGCGACGCCGAGACGATGGCGATCGCCCTGCGGGCGGCGGAGACCGGGCACCTGGTGTTCGGGACGCTGCACACCCAGGACGCCGCCTCCAGCATCGATCGCGTCGTCGACGAGTTCCCCGGCGACCAGCAGGCCCAGGTCCGCACGCAACTGTCGGCGACGCTGCAGGGCATCGTGTCCCAGACGCTGTGCCGGCGCGCGGACGGGCGCGGCCGCGTCGTCGCCACTGAGATCCTCGTGGCCACGCCCTCGGTGCGCGCGCTGGTCCGGGACGGGCGGCTCCACCAGCTCTATTCGACGATGCACACGGGCTCCGACCACGGGATGCAGACGCTCGACCAGAGCCTCGCGGACCTCGTGCGCCGCGGAGAGGTCACGTTCGACGAGGCCGGGGCCAGAGCCCGCCGGCTCGACCAGTTCTCCGAGCTGTGCGGGCGCAGCGCCCGCATGGTCGCCGGGGCGCAGGTCTGA
- a CDS encoding type II secretion system F family protein has product MRHTFEYTLVQPSGSTVKGRIEAPDEQAVAARLRELGLTPTRITVVSGSVLHRSITLGERRPRPKDVAIALRQLATMVNAGLSLPRALAVLRTQTAGQALESTIQSVEQDVRDGETLSRALERHPRVFSPVTLAMVRSGETGGYLDDVLAAVATIMEKEIALRRTVRTAMVYPAVVLAMALLAVAAMLLFIVPVFQEMFDGLGAELPWATQMLVGASQVFRVAIGPLALALCLCAWWWRRHRTDADVRARLDPVKLRTPIFGPLLRKVALSRFSGNLATMVRVGVPVVPALATVGATSGNVVIERAVERVREAVHDGATLGDAIATEAVFPAMLRQMVAVGEDSGSLDTMLAKVADFYDQEVEAATASLTSVLEPLLILVVGVIVGAMLLGLYMPIFSISDAVN; this is encoded by the coding sequence ATGAGACACACCTTCGAGTACACACTCGTCCAGCCGTCCGGCTCCACCGTCAAAGGCCGGATCGAGGCGCCCGACGAGCAGGCCGTGGCCGCGCGGCTGCGCGAACTGGGCCTCACCCCGACCCGGATCACCGTGGTCTCCGGCAGTGTGCTGCACCGCTCGATCACCCTCGGGGAGAGGCGCCCGCGGCCCAAGGACGTCGCGATCGCGCTGCGCCAGCTCGCGACCATGGTCAACGCCGGGCTCTCCCTGCCGCGGGCGCTCGCAGTGCTGCGCACCCAGACGGCGGGGCAGGCGTTGGAGTCGACCATTCAGTCGGTCGAGCAGGACGTCCGAGACGGTGAGACGCTCTCGCGCGCGCTCGAACGCCACCCCCGGGTGTTCTCGCCCGTGACGCTTGCGATGGTGCGCTCGGGAGAGACCGGCGGCTACCTCGACGACGTGCTCGCCGCGGTCGCGACGATCATGGAGAAGGAGATCGCGCTGCGCCGCACGGTGCGCACGGCGATGGTCTACCCGGCCGTCGTGCTGGCCATGGCCCTGCTCGCGGTGGCCGCGATGCTGCTGTTCATCGTCCCGGTGTTCCAGGAGATGTTCGACGGCCTCGGCGCCGAGCTCCCCTGGGCGACCCAGATGCTCGTCGGCGCCTCTCAGGTCTTCCGGGTCGCGATCGGCCCGCTGGCGCTCGCGCTGTGCCTGTGCGCCTGGTGGTGGCGGCGCCACCGGACCGACGCCGACGTCCGGGCCAGGCTGGACCCGGTCAAGCTCCGGACGCCGATCTTCGGCCCCCTGCTGCGCAAGGTGGCGCTGTCCCGGTTCAGCGGCAACCTCGCCACGATGGTCCGCGTCGGCGTGCCGGTGGTGCCCGCGCTCGCGACGGTCGGGGCCACCAGCGGCAACGTCGTCATCGAGCGGGCCGTCGAACGCGTGCGTGAGGCGGTCCACGACGGTGCGACGCTCGGCGACGCGATCGCAACCGAGGCGGTCTTCCCGGCGATGCTGCGCCAGATGGTCGCCGTCGGCGAGGACTCGGGCTCGCTCGACACGATGCTCGCCAAGGTCGCCGACTTCTACGACCAGGAGGTGGAGGCCGCGACCGCCTCGCTCACCAGCGTGCTTGAGCCGCTGCTGATCCTCGTCGTCGGCGTGATCGTCGGCGCGATGCTGCTGGGCCTGTACATGCCGATCTTCTCGATCTCGGACGCCGTCAACTGA
- a CDS encoding prepilin-type N-terminal cleavage/methylation domain-containing protein — MRQHHHRPDKEAGFSLVELLVVIIIIGILAAIAIPLFLNQRQKAYDTAAKSDVSTLGKEIATLWVDNSPTSITVTIDGTSYQLDFVVDTGTKTLDVGPVSNGVKLEGSDTGVSTFTVVPEAAGPLDRMSWCVGVIHPRGQEKNWKYTASGGLSAGTCTA, encoded by the coding sequence GTGAGGCAACACCACCACCGACCGGACAAGGAGGCGGGCTTCTCGCTCGTCGAACTGCTGGTCGTGATCATCATCATCGGCATCCTCGCCGCCATCGCGATCCCCCTGTTCCTCAACCAGCGTCAGAAGGCGTACGACACCGCGGCCAAGTCCGACGTGTCGACGCTCGGCAAGGAGATCGCGACCCTGTGGGTCGACAACAGCCCGACGAGCATCACGGTCACGATCGATGGGACCAGCTACCAGCTCGACTTCGTGGTTGACACAGGAACGAAGACTCTTGACGTCGGGCCAGTCTCGAATGGCGTCAAGCTTGAGGGAAGCGACACGGGCGTCTCGACGTTCACTGTCGTTCCTGAGGCCGCCGGCCCCCTCGACCGGATGAGCTGGTGCGTCGGCGTGATCCACCCGCGCGGCCAGGAGAAGAACTGGAAGTACACCGCCTCGGGCGGCCTGAGCGCGGGCACCTGCACGGCCTAA